Proteins from one Eriocheir sinensis breed Jianghai 21 chromosome 27, ASM2467909v1, whole genome shotgun sequence genomic window:
- the LOC127004010 gene encoding facilitated trehalose transporter Tret1-like encodes MASSTLSLIYSNRPQRLTQVVATLIVALGPLATGLGKGYSSPALASMQLPLPANTTQSYYFTITDEQGSWIASLSLLGAFFGGVPSGFAMRLGRKSVLAMVSLPFALSWLLTVFASNVHMVYASSFMCGICSAIVSLVTPVYISEIAHPEIRGCLCSVAKLTANVGMLLSFLLGVYLDWRQLAMVASIAPALLFLALMLIPETPSYLLYRGRDDDAATSLTWLRGGLDVTQELDTMKANIEVMREESEVTCYREWRRDLVKPVLITCGLMVFQKFSGANAFNFYAVPILSEAFVGINPYSAAVVVGLLQILAGMVSSVLIDTVGRLPLLIASNLLMSTALAGFGTFLYVTGSDNGIDAAAKNDWIPLTCALIFQVAFALGISPISWIYIGELFPLKHRGLGAIANSVSYACSFVSIKTFVDFKLGLGLYGAFWLYAGFSLIGLVFTVTLVPETKGRGLQEMEKNYPTQERYTPMYSEQEREYREQGRENKLIP; translated from the exons ATGGCGAGCTCCACGCTGAGCCTCATCTACAGCAATAGGCCGCAGCGGCTGACCCAG GTTGTGGCGACGTTGATCGTGGCCTTGGGGCCCTTGGCGACGGGCTTAGGCAAGGGTTACTCCTCCCCCGCCCTCGCCTCCATGCAGCTACCCCTTCCCGCCAACACCACACAGTCGTACTACTTCACCATCACCGACGAGCAGGGCTCCTGGATCGCCTCGCTGTCACTACTCGGCGCATTCTTCGGAGGCGTCCCGAGCGGCTTCGCAATGAGGCTGGGTAGGAAGAGTGTCCTTGCGATGgtctctcttcccttcgctcTCTCGTGGCTGCTAACAGTGTTCGCCTCCAACGTGCACATGGTGTATGCCTCCTCGTTCATGTGCGGCATCTGCTCGGCCATCGTGTCGCTTGTAACGCCCGTCTACATCAGCGAGATCGCCCACCCGGAGATCCGCGGCTGCCTCTGCTCCGTGGCCAAGCTGACGGCCAACGTGGGCATGCTGCTCTCCTTCCTGCTGGGCGTGTACCTGGATTGGCGGCAGCTCGCCATGGTGGCCTCCATCGCCCCGGCGCTGCTGTTCTTGGCCCTTATGCTCATCCCAGAGACGCCCAGCTACCTGCTGTACCGAGGCCGCGACGACGACGCCGCCACCTCGCTGACGTGGCTGCGAGGCGGCCTGGACGTGACGCAGGAGCTGGACACGATGAAGGCCAACATTGAGGTCATGCGGGAGGAGTCTGAGGTCACCTGCTACAGGGAATGGCGTCGTGACCTGGTCAAGCCCGTCCTCATTACCTGCGGCCTCATGGTGTTCCAGAAGTTCAGCGGAGCCAACGCCTTCAACTTCTATGCCGTGCCCATTCTGAGCGAGGCCTTCGTGGGCATCAACCCGTACAGCGCCGCCGTGGTGGTGGGCCTCCTCCAGATCCTCGCGGGCATGGTGTCCTCAGTCCTCATCGACACCGTGGGCCGCCTGCCGCTGCTCATCGCCTCCAACCTCCTCATGTCGACGGCGCTTGCGGGCTTCGGCACCTTCCTCTACGTCACGGGCAGCGACAACGGCATCGACGCCGCAGCCAAGAATGACTGGATACCTCTCACCTGTGCCCTCATCTTCCAGGTAGCCTTCGCTCTGGGCATATCGCCAATCTCCTGGATATACATCGGGGAGCTGTTCCCACTGAAGCACCGCGGGTTGGGCGCCATCGCCAACTCAGTGAGCTATGCATGTTCCTTCGTCAGCATCAAGACATTCGTTGACTTCAAGCTGGGGCTGGGGTTGTACGGGGCCTTCTGGCTGTATGCGGGCTTCTCCCTCATCGGCCTGGTGTTCACGGTGACCTTAGTGCCCGAAACCAAAGGGCGCGGCCTTCAAGAGATGGAGAAGAACTATCCGACGCAGGAAAGGTACACTCCAATGTACAGTGAACAGGAGAGGGAGTACAGGGAACAGGGGAGGGAGAACAAGTTGATACCTTaa